One Streptomyces lincolnensis genomic region harbors:
- a CDS encoding serine/threonine protein kinase produces the protein MGRVWRAADEILDRQVAVKEMRIDGLDAEDTRTRRERTLREARATARIDHPNVVRIYDVVDEGERLWIVMELVSGRSLERIMAEDGPLGPRDTALLGLGLVQALRQVHARGVLHRDIKPGNVLVETGGRRIVLTDFGIAAMQDAKALTMVGMLVGSPDYMAPERVSGRPQGPPSDVWSLGATLCAALGGRSPFSRDTTLATLHAVLYEEPELPATTGPLRDILAALLEKDPSVRPDLSDLETSLRPLAYPAPTPTMPVGGPAEAGARGEGEPPAEEGVAEGSLSGTGSPGAAASEAGQAGPTGQAGQGSPAAPMTPDVPEASRTPEESSAPWAAREREPEAPSEVPEPAESRGSAKSAAASPESSEPPTTPEPPEATAPTSGDTRSLRAPRDPRRPTPAAGPRPGSEPGPDARPAPGAVSRPVPDPSSESETRSGAGPGSGPVPGAAAESEARPASGYGSHPVHEPQPQPQPQPQPQPQPQPQPQPQPEPEPERQPGSEAEPIQDAIPDPRPESHAHPRPESHPHPRPEPHPALPTPVAEPSPPSEHALNASTEALSEGRSETRSEIPAGNSVGGGAGVSPSHAEAETESRPGLVPAPEPTPTASGAGHASSAAPDRTPDAPFSLGPHPLNAPVGELPGPAVPAATPRRGHRRTALMAAVGVVTAGAVVAIVLAATAGSPDDTRAGSSPSASQPASSATGGSPSPTVGGTSRPQTLPPGAHREAGGFAWATPEGWRRDVKTGAEVHYTSPDGKQELAAKSALARGDLMETWETSEQNARQGQDYRKIRLERTTFRGQEAVVWEYTFTLKGVAWHAQLLGFNENGKSYQINTWYQPDVEDQALTTYGEVRDSFTVL, from the coding sequence ATGGGGCGGGTGTGGCGGGCCGCCGACGAGATACTCGACCGGCAGGTCGCCGTCAAGGAGATGCGCATCGACGGCCTCGACGCCGAGGACACCCGCACCCGCCGCGAACGCACCCTGCGCGAGGCCAGGGCGACGGCCCGGATCGACCACCCGAACGTCGTGCGCATCTACGACGTCGTGGACGAGGGCGAACGCCTGTGGATCGTCATGGAGTTGGTCTCCGGCCGCTCCCTCGAACGCATCATGGCGGAGGACGGGCCCCTGGGCCCGAGGGACACGGCGCTCCTCGGACTCGGCCTGGTCCAGGCGCTGCGCCAGGTGCATGCCCGCGGGGTCCTGCACCGCGACATCAAACCCGGCAACGTCCTGGTGGAGACGGGCGGTCGCCGTATCGTCCTCACCGACTTCGGCATCGCCGCGATGCAGGACGCCAAGGCCCTCACCATGGTCGGCATGCTCGTCGGCTCGCCCGACTACATGGCCCCCGAGCGGGTCTCCGGCCGCCCCCAGGGCCCGCCGTCCGACGTGTGGTCCCTTGGCGCGACGCTGTGCGCGGCCCTGGGCGGCCGCTCCCCGTTCTCCCGCGACACCACCCTCGCCACCCTCCACGCCGTCCTCTACGAGGAGCCCGAACTCCCCGCCACCACCGGCCCACTCCGTGACATCCTCGCCGCCCTCCTGGAGAAGGACCCCTCGGTCCGCCCGGACCTGTCCGACCTGGAGACCTCACTACGCCCCCTGGCGTACCCGGCCCCCACACCGACCATGCCGGTGGGGGGACCGGCCGAGGCGGGGGCGCGTGGTGAGGGGGAGCCGCCCGCGGAGGAGGGAGTTGCGGAGGGAAGCCTTTCCGGGACGGGATCTCCGGGAGCCGCCGCTTCGGAAGCGGGGCAGGCGGGGCCAACGGGCCAGGCGGGGCAGGGGAGTCCGGCGGCGCCCATGACACCGGACGTGCCGGAGGCATCCAGGACGCCGGAGGAGTCCTCCGCACCGTGGGCAGCCCGAGAGCGGGAGCCTGAGGCCCCGTCCGAGGTGCCCGAGCCGGCCGAGTCGCGCGGGTCAGCTAAGTCGGCCGCCGCCTCACCCGAGTCGTCCGAGCCGCCGACAACACCCGAGCCGCCGGAGGCAACCGCACCGACGTCCGGCGACACCCGCTCCCTCCGCGCGCCGCGCGACCCGAGGCGGCCGACACCGGCGGCCGGGCCGCGACCGGGCTCCGAGCCCGGCCCCGACGCGCGCCCTGCGCCGGGGGCGGTTTCCCGTCCTGTCCCCGATCCCTCGTCCGAGTCCGAGACTCGTTCAGGGGCTGGGCCGGGTTCCGGCCCTGTGCCCGGCGCCGCGGCCGAGTCCGAGGCGCGGCCCGCGTCCGGTTACGGATCCCACCCTGTTCACGAGCCGCAGCCGCAGCCGCAGCCGCAGCCGCAGCCGCAGCCGCAGCCGCAGCCGCAGCCGCAGCCGCAGCCGGAGCCGGAGCCGGAGCGGCAGCCGGGCTCCGAAGCCGAACCCATCCAGGACGCGATACCGGACCCGCGCCCGGAATCGCACGCCCACCCGCGCCCGGAATCGCACCCCCACCCACGTCCGGAACCGCACCCGGCGCTCCCCACCCCCGTCGCCGAGCCCTCGCCCCCGTCGGAGCACGCCCTCAACGCTTCCACCGAGGCGCTGTCGGAGGGGCGTTCGGAGACGCGTTCCGAGATCCCGGCCGGCAACTCCGTGGGCGGGGGTGCCGGTGTTTCGCCGAGCCACGCGGAGGCGGAGACCGAGAGCCGCCCCGGGCTCGTCCCGGCACCGGAGCCCACGCCCACGGCGTCCGGAGCGGGCCACGCCTCGTCCGCCGCACCCGACCGAACCCCCGACGCCCCGTTCTCCCTGGGCCCCCATCCCCTGAACGCGCCCGTCGGCGAACTCCCCGGCCCGGCCGTCCCCGCCGCCACCCCCCGGCGGGGCCACCGCCGGACGGCTCTCATGGCGGCCGTGGGTGTGGTCACCGCGGGGGCCGTCGTCGCGATCGTGCTGGCGGCGACGGCCGGGTCGCCGGACGACACCAGGGCGGGATCCTCGCCGTCGGCCTCGCAGCCGGCGTCCTCCGCCACCGGCGGCAGCCCGTCACCCACGGTGGGGGGCACGTCGCGGCCGCAGACCCTGCCGCCGGGCGCGCACCGGGAGGCGGGCGGGTTCGCGTGGGCGACACCCGAGGGCTGGCGCCGGGACGTGAAGACGGGGGCGGAGGTGCACTACACCTCCCCGGACGGCAAGCAGGAACTCGCCGCCAAGTCCGCCCTCGCCCGCGGCGACCTGATGGAGACCTGGGAGACCTCGGAGCAGAACGCCCGCCAGGGCCAGGACTACCGGAAGATCCGGCTGGAGAGGACGACGTTCCGCGGCCAGGAGGCCGTCGTGTGGGAGTACACCTTCACGCTCAAGGGGGTCGCCTGGCACGCGCAGCTGCTCGGCTTCAACGAGAACGGCAAGTCGTACCAGATCAACACCTGGTACCAGCCGGATGTGGAGGACCAGGCCCTCACGACCTACGGCGAGGTCAGGGACAGCTTCACGGTCCTGTGA